CTTGTAAATTATTTtgccaataatttgcatgtctaGCTGATCAATTTGAGAATTGAAACTTGAATGtgatagagaatttattaatctattttTATAGTTGTTTGTTAGTGAAGATTATGAATAAAATTGTGATCTTTCATCATGTccggattaaattggtaattgaattaaTAGGTTAAATACATAagtttaattaatgttattacaTTTCTTAGAGTCAGTGTTTTTATTATCTGATTTCATTCTCTAAATTGTATTTGCTTTGATTTGTATCTAGTTTTAGATCTTCACCACcctttattgtttttcctagATATTGAATATGTATTTGTGCTGAATTATTCTTTGTGTTTTCGCTTGTCGGTCTCTATGAATATGATATTCTATTTGCTATATATGTTGCAGGCAGTGGCAGATTcaggggggctgaagccccctcccaatttttgagttttaaaaaaaaattaattttaaatatagatatatattttattttatatatctatatatatgtatataaatcagaaatagaagaaaaaatataatactttatttatagtatatccaactatccatattaattatttgacattgtacattgatttgttacatttatgttatttttatcctattttttttcttatttaatttttaatattgaattggAGTCCAttctaaaagtaaaattactaattattaacaatgaaagttagtttatttatttagaaaatgaaatatatttttttaaaagaatgcataaaagtatgtttttgtatgctttcaatctacttgatgttgaattaattgaattgcaaacaattatttattatattaagtgattgttaaaaaaatgcatgaaaatgaagtgtacggaatgctaaaaaaatagcaataactaaataaaaaaaccCCAAACAGCCTACCATTCTTGTACAAGTTTAACTAGGTAAAATCCATAATGAAATCGAAAGTGGTGAATTAGACTTCTTGCGATGGAACAATCTTAATTATATTAATCACGAGCAAAttgtggtatatatatattaaacactAGCTCATATCCGATGTTAAAACGCTAGGTTCAGATTCACCATAAAACTAAATTGTTTGTGTATATTCACCTAAGAGCAATTCCAACGCGGCTCTAACGGCCGCCTTATGCCTTGGCGTTAGAGCCGCCCGCGTGCTGGCGCACCCCCTCGACTCATATTGAGCTCTAAAATTAGCAACCAAACTTTTAGGCAATTTTATAAGGCGCATGTATAACACAcactactatttttttaaaaaaaaaacataaagagGAAAGGAAGAGGGCCAACCGTGATAGATTGCAGAAAAATGAACGAATTTCACTTGTCAAGTTGAGGGCAGAGAGATTGAGTGTGGTGAGTTGGCCGGAGCGATTGTAGATGGAAAAGAAatgggaaagagagagaggatcAGCCGTGGGGATGggaagaaagagaagaatggggtggagaagaaagagaagaaaaaaaaaaaagaatggggCTGCGGCCGGAggtagagttttttttttttttttttaaaaaagccACCTGAAGTGGcaacacccaaaatagaaaacaggaaaaagaagagagagaacatGCTAAATACAGCTAAAGGGCTAGCCAAAAAAGGCTCTCCCCATTAGGCAAGGCAAACAACATCAAAGAAGAAACAAACTAAAACGAACTAACTATCttaaacttttttaaaaaaattacctaAGGGATCACCCCCTTAAAATCCCCAAAGggaaataatatttaaaattaaatgaatttcTAGATCAAATACACTATTAcataatttttctaaaaatatttatcgagaaaaatgaaataaattgattttggTGGTACAAGTTGGCGTATGTGGTATACGATCACAAAAAGAGCAAACATGCCCAGTGACTAAAAAGTTGGAAACAAAACGAAACCTTTTAAAAGATGGACAAAAAAGAATGTTTGCTTTTTAAGTGCCAACAAAAGTATAGTCACCAAGAACTTGTGTgaactttaaattaaattttaatcacAAATTAAACTGTGCATTGTTTGTAGCtacaaaagttttttttttgttttactaatttttttccGGCTAAATATAATATGTCGCACAACTTCGATTTTCCGGCTGGACTAACTTAATAACTTACACTTCAAGCTAAAGTTGAGTTAAATATTTGAGAGAGAGACCAAATTTAATTTACTGATAGTTTGATGAGAAGGCAACGTCCAACAACGTGACACTATgcgtatatataaatattcatataattGAGGGGTCAAAATGAAATTTAATACACTATCTTGCAGTTTACTCAATTGATGGCTAAACACACAATCAAGGAATAAAGAAGACTTGCTCTTTCTAAAGCGAACCCAATAAAGCTACACTCCTAAAACATTCTTATTTTCgtctaaaaataattaaaaaacattCTTATTTTGCATGCTAGAAGACATCGATTCAAATAAATCATGAAAGAAAGAAATTAACATCCACAAAATTAAAGTATACATAACTAGATTTGCTCTGTGCTCTCCGTGCCATGCGTAggaaataaataataatgctatatttttaaatttttagttatatataaatatgaataacttcaaattttatgatttgTAACAAAATTGATAATGTGATGTCGATTTAATTGttagaatattattttaattgtactaatattttaaactaatacatatttataatttttaagttgaaaaatattttagaaCTACTTCATcagatttatataaaataaaaaaggattttaaatttatattccttaaataactaaaatattgtaagaaaaataatagttatttcattgaaaaaagaagaaagaacaAAAATGTAATTTGTTTCAaagtttataatatatataaagtgtTAATAAATATTCGTATATCTATAGATATGTGTGGACGTGTATTTCACCAAAATTCTTTCAAATACATAATAGATATACATTATGTTATACtagtatttataaaaaatattttaaatttgacaataaatTTTTTTcgtaaaaaagataaaattgagTTAATTGAGTTGgttaattttaaaatgaaaattatttaaacaaattaattatatatacatatggcTATATACATATTAATGTAAGTAATAATTgagttaattattactattaattaatGATGATATGGTGAAGGTTTAGCGGAAAATTATTGTTGGAAGTGATTCTCCGTACTgcttatgaattttaaaaagtaaatattgaTTGTTGTTTTATACTAATGTTTATTATGCATCACCAAAACAATCTTCTTTCAATATAGGCTTGAACTAAGCGATGAACATGCGACTAATTAAAAAACACTCTGACCGTCCCAATTTTTAATATCCAATTGAGAATGACACGAATTTTAGTAAAGTGGTTGTATGTATCGTAAGTATAATAAGGGTTTCATCTTTATGAAAGTGTTAAAGTGATTGAAGTGAAGTGGaataagagtctcacttactaaaaataaaaataaataaaaaattatgggacaaccaaaaataaaaatatgtaaatactAAAAGTTACGATACATGGAATATATAATCAACGAAAGATAACAAAACATATAACtaagtaataattttaaaatataaaattgaatttAGAATTTCACCTCACGATTATGAAAAACAAACAcattcataattaaaaatatcattggGGCTTTGCAATGTACGATCATAAACACAAATAATCTTCCATTTTAATCGCCGATATGACATTGTTTGGATATAAATTTGGATAAAGGACCACGATAAAGACATAagtgatattaaaaaaattatggagTGTCTTAGAGTTAATATTGACTCCAACAATGTTGATTCCAGTGTTGATAACATTTTGTTATCAATATTTCTGGATTCCAGCAACATTCTAAGAGTGTGCTTTGAAGCTGATTTTGACTCTGCATCAGTAAatgtatattattaatatttccATTTATTTtacgttttattattatttggttgTGGAATAATGCGTTCTATGTAGTTAGAcacgtttttaataagtggaaATTTGATCTTATCATGGTCCAAGATAATGGGACGACAGTTCCTATTTTTTAGGAAGCATGATCTCCTACCAACATTCCACGACATATTAACTAGCAGTCTTCTGAGAGGCTTTGCAGCGGTTGTACAAGGTGTATGGAAGTGAGAAGTGGAGgaaactaaccacgacatgaCACTATGTAAAAGTTGCAAAATGATTATCTCATGCATACGACTTGCAAGTGCATTTTTACCAACCTAACATAATCATTTCGtcattttcctgctgcaaaTATGAAACCAGCTTTTCGAGCTTTAATTTCACGGAGGATTCTTAGACAATCAATCTGTAAATACTATCTATGTATTGTCGGGATGACAAGGGCAATAATCAAAGACTAATGTAATTAGAGTGTAGGAGGTTGTTTATTTGTCTGTTTAACCTTAGGTTATACGACTATTGTTTTTTGTGTTGAATAAACATTTCAGGTACAATTAATAGATAGATGTTTATCCTTAGGCGGTTTGTAAAGGTTGAGTATCAAGAGATCTTGTATTGTACTTTGTAATGTTGTTAATATAGTGGATTTGGTCATGGGGCATTCTCAggttgtatttttttatataatctcATGACAACGTATATTGTGTGTTATTTAATTTCCACTGCTCTtaaatgttattaacattcgttttttcaacatttttgtTAATATTACTCTTATAAATTACATGGTGTTACTTGTGGTAATTTAAGATACTAAATTGTTTCAGAGTGAAAATGAAATCATGGTAGCAAGTGTGATTTTATCAAACAATTATTGAAGTTTATATAGAGAGGAGAATTATTATACACAACATATTTATTAATTGCTACAATAAATTATAATGTGTTGATTATATTATAATCAATTTAATAGGATTGTGATTGATATACAATTATAGTTGTTTGACTAATTTTAAATGTTTAGAATTTTTACATGCGTTGGCGTAATCAATGttaaagaaataataaataaataaatatattaaaagtcCATGTATAATCATAAATCACAAATCTTATTAAtatcaatattttaataattttattttcatttttagaatACTGTGatcaattagaaaataaatcttattaatatcaatattttaataattttatttgcatTTTTAGAATACAGCGATCAATTAGAAAAAAGTAGTAGTATGTTATTTTTTTGATAacttaacagtattaaataaagaaatttaaaggccgcgtcacaggggactcgaacccaagacctttaaggcattaaccccttaccgcttggccaacacgcACACACGAAAATGTAGTATGTTATTactatttcattaaaaaaaattatgtaacaTGATCATATGTATGCAAAAATATTTAAGatatacaaaattaattaatactcttGAGTCGGTCACCGATGAGATCGGTCTCACCGATGAGATCGGTCTCATATACAAGAGCGTATATGTATTGCATTTATTCTACAAATCACTCGCGTTAACCCAGCGGTAATCTCCTTCACTTATCAtgtgagtaaaaataataattatcgtgaaGTAAAATAGCGTTTGACAGACATTACTTTTCTTCCTattgattattacttttttATCACAACAATAATGACTTTGAAGCTGTGACTCGCGATTCGTATCCAATCCGACTCGACCCGCACTCGGCCCTAGCCCTACCCACATCCAAATTTGTCCAAATCCGCATTTCAATTTGGAGCCGCCCCGTCTCGTATGTACACTTGATCGGACACGATATATAATTTATCATAACTTTTATTCAAATACGAGATTTAACTCGAATCttctcaataataataataatgattaaTGAATACTAAACAAAAGGTATAGATGAAACCTATAGAAATGTACAAGGCGACTTCCACACAGACACCGTTATTCTTGAACTCCTCACATTGTCCCCTAAAATTTACCATCTAATCATTTCGATCTGAATactaaaaaagaataaaataataacacgCGTGCCCTACATATCAACATAAAAAATGAGCTCAAAAATCTACCAATTCTCATCTCATTGCACCACTTGTAAGAAAAGTCAgcacaaggaaataatcaaagTCAAATTAGACAACAATTAATAAACACTGCTACCAGCATCAAGTATTGGACCAAATTGAACAAGCTTTTAGAATTTAGTCTATGAATTATTTGCTTTGGTTCATCACTTTCTAACTTTTATCATACAAAATTATGTTATCACCAATGTACTGCATTTCTCATATGTACTAATATAAAAGACTGTATAAACtctcttaaaaatataaattaagaactatTTTTAATTCATAGACCATAAATTCATTATAGATTCATAACTTTATTGAATAAATTCGTTATCCTGaatccattttattttatttttgaattcttCACTTTTGAAAGCGAATTTATCAATTACATATAAAAATCATcatatttttcacaaaagttGATAATTTTTAGTTTAAGATAAATGTGTATCCTAATTCTATCCTACCATGTGTAACTACTTGTGGCATGATAGGAAGTGTGGTGCAAGCCTGAAAGCAGGCGATGgcagagagagaaaatgatgaGAGAGAAAGCAAGTCTTACTTTTAAAATGGTTCTTTTTGCAGACTGAACAGGATGATCAGAGATCAGAAATCCCAAATTATTAACAGCTGGAAACAAAGCACAAAACAATGCTTGCAGCTCTGGACACTCAAGATTCTTGTGCCTCAAACCAGTCACCATATGCAtgtaaatctctctctctctattctatGAGAAAACAGAAGAGAAAACTTCAAGTTATGCAGTCATAAATCACATGCAACAGCAACATGTTTAATGCTTCCTTCTCCATCACAGAACAACCAATCAAAAAGCAGGCACAAAAATCATCTCTAACAAACAAATAAATGCTTCATTGTTTTCCCCTCAAATCCCATCTCCACCAAACAGAACAGAGCAGCCTAAAATTTTTAAGTCtgataaaaaaatcaagaataataataaaaataaaatctaaatggGATTTATAATTTTCCAACCTCCAAAACTTGGCTTCTTCTGATTGACAGATTCAAGCAAGAATTTCTTCATTTACAACTCCGACTGCAGCAGGCAGATTAAGATCCACCAAATTCCTCCGGAATTTGGGCGCCGGAAAATGCGATCGTTTGTGGCCGCCAAGGGCTTGCGCGGATTTGAAGATTCTGGGGCACAATGCGCACTCATGAACTTGATCCCCAACCGAttccctctcttctccttctccctctccctctccctctctctcttgcaACGAATTCCTGATCCTCTTGAAATGGCTGGCCTTATGACTCCCCAATCCCTGCGACGATTTGAAGACCTTGTGACATTTCTCGCATCTATGGATTTTCTTACTCGAATCGTCTGAATTATTCCTCCACACATCTCTCGACAGCATAATCAAACACAAGGCGACATCGCCTTCTTCCATCTCCAACTCTGCCTTGGTTACTTCCTCCTCTTGATCGTCTCCTCTCGGGCGCTTGAATCTCGGCGAGTCGCTGTGGACATCGAGCAAGTCGGGATCCGGGAGGCGGGAGCTCTTCTTGGGGTTCTCTCTCAGGGAGTAGGTGGCGGATTTGTCATCGGTGAGTTCATGGGGCTTGGGGGGAAGAGGGAGGATGGCGTAGTGGGACCGCATGTGAGCGCCCAAGGCTTTGCCGTTTGAGAATCGCTTGAAGCAGAGCTTGCAATCCATGCTGCCCATCAATCATTCACCAAATCAGAGATCGGAAACGCTTTTTGTATGTATCTGAGACCCTCAGATACATGCCCCAGTcgtgtctctctctctctcttgttgaAGGAAGGGGATATATAGGTGGAGGTGGTGGGAGGCTAGGCCTAAGAGGTTGTAGCTGACTAGAGTTTCGCCAATGAATTAATGAAAGCCACTCTCCACCAAAACAACAAATGTGTTTTTGGTTTCTTTTCGTTTTTCACAAAATCAAGATTTATTAGATTTAGGTTGGGATAAATACAAAAGCATTATTATtagcttttcttttttccttcaaATATATAGAAAAGCTTTTTTACAATTTAAGAAATTTGTGGAATAAATCGTGATTACCAAATTGGATTGCAATCCATGGCATGGAAAGACTGAAAT
The sequence above is drawn from the Salvia miltiorrhiza cultivar Shanhuang (shh) unplaced genomic scaffold, IMPLAD_Smil_shh original_scaffold_386, whole genome shotgun sequence genome and encodes:
- the LOC131004375 gene encoding zinc finger protein ZAT1-like, with amino-acid sequence MGSMDCKLCFKRFSNGKALGAHMRSHYAILPLPPKPHELTDDKSATYSLRENPKKSSRLPDPDLLDVHSDSPRFKRPRGDDQEEEVTKAELEMEEGDVALCLIMLSRDVWRNNSDDSSKKIHRCEKCHKVFKSSQGLGSHKASHFKRIRNSLQEREGEGEGEGEERESVGDQVHECALCPRIFKSAQALGGHKRSHFPAPKFRRNLVDLNLPAAVGVVNEEILA